From Bos indicus isolate NIAB-ARS_2022 breed Sahiwal x Tharparkar chromosome X, NIAB-ARS_B.indTharparkar_mat_pri_1.0, whole genome shotgun sequence:
TGTGCCAAGGAGCTGAACTCCAAGACCGAAATACTGAATATGATCCTCATGGATAACCAGGACCACATACCTGTGGTCTTCCATAAAGCCGCCCAGTGCTTGCAGTTGGTCTTTGGCATGGCAGTGAAGGAGGTGTACCCCAGGGAGCACATCTACATCTTGGTCCCCACCCTGGGCCTCACCGAGTGGTGGGCAGAGCCTGCCAAAGGCCGGGCTCCTGCTGCTGGTCCTCAGCCTGATCATCCAAAATGGAGACTTCACCCCTGAGGATGTGGTCTGGGAAACACTCAGCAGGATGGAGGTGTGTCCCAGGAGGGAGCACTCCATCTTTGGGGAGCCCAGGGAGCTGTTGACCCATGTGTGGGTGTGGGAGGGTTACCTGGAGTACCGGCAGGTGCCTGACAGCAACCTTGCTCGCTATGAGTTCCTGTGGCATCCCTGGGCCTATGCAGAGACCAGCAAGTGGTTAGTCACATAGTATCTGCTTAGGGACAATGAAAGGATTTCCAGGGTCTTCCCACCTCTATTTGCAGAGGCTgtgagggaagaggaagagggtCCCTGGGCCAGAGCAGCAGCCAGGTGATCCTTCTGTCTGTGACTGAAGAGGGAGCAGTCAGCCTTCTCAGTAGTGAGGGCCCGGGTCAGTTGGGGTACCCAGTGTGTAGCACTTTTGGGTTCCTGTTCTCTACGATGACATGGAAattcatctctgttttctttaggaattgttcaaatttttttttttccagctgaaaACTTAATAAATTTCAATATCTAACTTTGTGAACGGCATTGATCACACTTGTATTTGTACGTACCCAGTTTAAGGGCCAGAGTTTTGCTGTTTTGTAAAAGAGATTGGAAACTCTCCCATTATTTTGTGAACCTGAGCAATGTAACATGGATTGGAATTACAATTAGTTTGCACAGGTGAACTTACTTAGCAGTATACTGTTGGtggaagaatcagaaaaaaaaatattgtagtgATCTTTCTTCTTATACTTTTAGCCTGTTCTTTTCTACAGCTAAGCCATGTCTGTTTAGTTGGATTTTGCTGGATATTATTTAAGAATGCAGGAGAAAATTGATGAGATTAATAAGCCCCCATGATCCCTGGCTCATTTATTCCACAGACCTTTATGGAGCCTGTGTTCTGTGGAAGGTCTTATGTTAGCAGTGGGGACACTGGGAGAAGCAGGACACCCCCATACCTAGAGTGGGAGTCTAAAGTCACTCTGAGGGCCCAAGGCCATCTCCAGGCAGCTGAGTTCTTGCTAACTCACCTGCCACTCCTCACCCTCTTTGGCTAAAACAGCATCTTTTATACAAAAGTTTACAAAGTCTGGTGACTGAAGAGGGGCCCCCATGTGAAGGTGAGTGGTTCCCTGTGCTCCCCTATGGTCATGGGTGCAGCAGGCCCCATCCAGCATCTGTGCTGGGACTGCAGCCTTCTCTCAAGGGTTAAGGAGGCCCCCTACTGAGTGAGGATGAGAGGGTCCAGGCACGACAGAACAGAGGGTCCCAAAGAATACACTCCACTCCTACTGGGCATCCTGGGGGACCTAGTCTGGGTTGGCAGGCTGAGACCCCACGCCCCCTCACTTTCTCAGTGAACTCAGGGATTCAGAGGCTTGGAATTTGTGGTGCAGTCACAGATGGGCAGACAGAGGGGCCCACATCCTGCGGAGACTCGAGGAGACTGGGGGTCCCCAGGGGATGCATGTACTGCCCTCCTGACAGCCCTGGGGGACTGGGGTAATGGCGTCCAGATGTGACATCACTGATCCCAATGGGAGGGAAGAAGTGAGGGCCTGGGTCATGTGCCCAGGTTCAGGTCAGCAGAGTGAAGGAATCCAGCTGTGCTATGAGTCAAGGTAGAACCCTGAGGTGGGCTCTGGGACCCCAGGACATCCAGGATGTCAGTGCTATCGGACCCTGGGTCCCCAGCAGTGTTGTGGGAATAAGCCCCCTACTCCCGCTTGCCTCTAAGGGGTCCTGGCTGGGGAGGGCCTGGTTCTAAGGGGAACAATGTCAGGGTGAGAAGGTGGTGCCCAGACCTACTGAGAGTCAAAGTGAAGAGCAGGAGGTTTGAGGACGGCCGGGTACATCCTCCCAGCTCTGGGAAACCCTGGGCATGGAACCCTGATGTCATGTCCACAGACTGTCCTTAAGGGTCTCGGTGCAGTGGCGGCCTTGGTGTGAGGGTCCCACCTCTGATCAACACAAGGGGCATTCCTGGAAGTGCTAGGGCTCAAGATGAGGACCTTGAGAGAGGACACAGGGAACCCTGCAGGTCCCAGGACCTGCTGTCAGCCTAGGGCAATTCTGGTGGCTGCATAAGCACAAGGTCTCAGGGACATTGGAGAATTTACATAAGGGGCGGGACCTCATAGACTGGTGATGAGATTCTTGGGTTCTGAAAGAGTTTAGGTGAGGACCCTGAGGGAGAACTTAGGGGACCCCTCAAGAGGAGACTTAAGTTGCCTGTGTCAGACCATCCTGGGTGCGTTTCTCAGCCAAGGCCCATGGTCCCGATCTGTTCCCTGCATCACTCCTGTCTATGGTTTGATCCTAGGAATCAGGCTTGTGGTCGAGATGAGTGACCTGAGTAAGCCAAGCAAGACCAAggaagatcttcaggacccaggagaGGCTCAGGGCCCTGTGGAGGTGCAGCTCTTGGGGGCTGAGGTGGGGGAGGCTGAATCCCCCTTGGCCTCCTCTGAACCTGGGGAGGGCAGCCACTCTGCCTGCTATGAGTTCCTGTGGGGTCCGCAAGCCTAGGCGGAGACCAGCAAGTGGCAAGTCATGGTGTTTCTGTTCAGAGTCAACCAAAGACAGGGGGCCTTCCCACCCTTGTCTGCAGTGGTggcaaggaaggaggaaaagggggcctGAGTCAGAGCAGCAGCCAGGTGATCTTTCCCTCTGTGATTGAAGACGGAGCAGTCAGCCTTCAGAAGTGAGGGCCAGGGCCAGTTGAGGGAACCTCTGTGTAGCATCTTTGGGTTCCTGTTCTCTACGATGACATGGAGattcatctctgttttctttagaaaatttcCAAACTTTGATAGTTTAAGAGAAGGCTGAtaccgctgctgctaagttgcttcagtcatgtccaactctgtgcaactccatatatggcagcctaccaggctccccatccctgggattctccaggtaagaatactggaatgggttgccatttccttctccaatgcatgaaagtgaaaagtaaaagtgaagtccttcagtcgtgttcaactcctagcgaccccatggactgcagcctaccaggttcctccatccgtgggattttccaggcaagagtactggagtgggttgccattgccttctctggacagaaggctgctgctgctactgctaaatcacttcagtcgtgtccaactctgtgtgaccccatagacggcagcccactaggctcccccatccctgggattctctaggcaagaacactggagtgggttgccatttccttctccaatgcatgaaagtgaaaagtgaaaggggaagtcactcagtcgtgtctgactcttcgcgaccccatggactgcagctcaccaggctcctccatccatgggattttccaggcaagagtactggagtgggttgtaaaaGAGATTGGACACTCTTCCATTTTGATTTGTGACCCTGAAAGGGATACATTGGAATTGGAATTAGAACTGTTTTGGAGATGTGAGCTTACTTAACAGCAATATTGATGGGTGAGATTTAGACAATAATAAAGGTGATCATAGTAAATTCATGTTTTTGTCCTTTTGAGGTATCATTTTCAAAAACTAAATTATCTCTTTTTACTTTGATTTGTCTGGGTTATTTAAGGAGGTAACAGGCAATTAATCTGAGCTCCTACCCACTGGCTCATTGATTCCGAAGACCTTTACAGAGCCTCTGCTCCCTGAAAGGCCATGTTAGCAGTGAGGACACTAGGAGAAGCAGGACAACCCCCACTCCTAGAGCAATGGTCTAGGAGCCAGAGTCACAGAAGTAAGTTGAAGAGTCGTCCTCTAGTCCCACAGAACAAGTCAACACGGGGCAGGGCAGTGGGGCTCCAGGAGGAGCAACCCGGGGTTAGTGTCTGAGCCAGGTCACTTTGGGGCTTTGGAAAGCTGGGTTCCTTCTGGGAGGGGTGATTTTGATGAGGCTGGATGGTGGCACCCCTCAGTATTGCATTGTGTCTTAGGGGTGATGGGAAAGTCTGAAAGGGATCATTGCTGTGAGGTGTCCTTTTGCATCTTGGATAAACCCCAGAGACATCTCCTTctggggcaggaaggaaggggtCCTGGCTCTTGGCACATTGCTATTGACCACAGGGGTAAAGGATGTGTTTTCCACCCATATCTGCAAGGAATCCTGGAGAACTTTGGTCACACTCCCTTTGAAGTGATGCCCAAGCAATCCATGAACTACCCTCTCTTTCCTGGTACCAGGGATCCAGAACGTAAGGTGTTAATGAGCtttaaattatctcattttttaattggccaTTAATCAACGACCTGATCTTTGTTGGGGCTGCAATGAAGGAATATAATGGTTTGGATGGAAGACAGGCTGGGACAGAGACAAAGAGTGGTTCTTGCTTTTCCTGGAGCAGCTTTTTCCTGCTGGAACACTCCTCAACAACCAAATTTAACAGGCGCTCTAACTGGAAATGGGGCTTCTGGGGTACCTCAAAGGTTAAAAACCTgcttgcattgtgggagacctgggttttagccctgggtcaggaagatcgcctggagaagggcatggcaacccactccagtattcctgcctggagaatcgcaaggacagaggacactggtggtttacagtccatggaatctcaaagaattgaacacaactgagctaaTAACACTATGGTCCACTATGGTCTAACTGGAAAAGTTAACTAGTTTTATATATGAATCATCATGTTTGGCTGATTAGCTGTTCCACATCCTATTGAAGTGCATATTCTCGGACATGGCCTGGACCACAGACCAACCAACCCCTTCCCACAGTGGAGAGTGGAGGAGTGTCTGAAGGCAACAGTGTGAGAGATTCTTGCCCCACCATCACAGTGCCAACAGAGGCCAGGCCCTTCCAGATGCATCGCATCCCTCAGGTGCATCCTGCAGCCCAACACATGGGGCTCCTCACACTAGCCGCAGTGAGGGTGGGGAGTAGCTGGAGGGCCTCTGGGCTGGGGACTCCAATGTGGGAATGCCAAGGGCAGAGGCAGGAGAGTGAGGCTGAGAAAGGCAGGCCTTGGACATCATGAGTGCTTGTGTGTACACAACGCAAGTATCCTGAGCCACAGCTTAAAAAACTTGGTGCCACACAAACACACTGCCAGGGCCCACATGGTGCCTGAAGGAGGGGGACCAGAAAAGGCAGCTCCCTCAGAACacagggggtgaggaggggaccAGAGAGGGGGCAGGCAAGAATGGCCACCTAGCCAGGCTGCCACAAATACCACGGTCTTTGGTCCCCTTCAGAGGAGCCAACAGGGTCCCCCACTGATGATCACAGCCTTCAGGGTCGTGTCCCAGTCAGATGAACCTACCTAAAGGAATGTTTTGTCAACCTGTTTAACAGTGCAAAGGCAAGGGAGCAAACTCAGGTCGTGGCCTGCAAGCTCCATTCTAGCCTCCAGTCCTCAGGCTGAAAGGCCCCTGGGCAAGCCTCTTCCACACCCTCTTAGCTCTCCCCTTTCAGACACCAGGCAGTGGCCCTCACACAGGGCAAATGACTCCACTGAGTGGCAGAACTCCACTTTCTCTAGGGGGACAGTGCCCTAGGGTCCTCACACACTGGCCTCTCCAAGGTGCCAGTCTGTTCCCTACATGGTGATTTAGAAGAACAGTGGCCACAAAGGTCAGAGAAGAAACATCTCTAAACCCACTGCCCTATCACCCATGTGCACTGAAGACAGGTGACTTTCAATGGAGTTTTGTCCACTCCCACACATGGACACTCATCCATTTTCAAATACAGGTAGACGGGGGCTTCCTCTGGTGACATCTAGCTCAACAAGTCTGACATGTCTCTGGGAATGAGCGTCTGTAAAGGAAGCCCCTTGAAAGGTGCCTAACCAGTGAGCCAACAAAATCATTTGATGTATCTGCCATCTAGGTAAGGGAGAACAAGTCCACAGTGGTGGTGGGgacaggggcaggggcagagaaGATCAGAGCTGGCCTCAGAGAGGACCAGTGAAATGTTTGTTTTCAATAGAACAGGCTGTACCTTGAGCCCCCAGTCAAGTCCTTCAAAGGGCAGGTACCCACAGACACCCAAGTTGGACATGGGAGGCCAGGATCAGGGGTAGCAGAAGCCCAATCAACCCATTTATGAAGGAAACAGTAATTTTGAGGCAGCCTCCGGGGAGGCTGAATTCGAGGCTCTGGGCAGGGGACAAGAAAAGCACACATACAGGTGTTCCAAAAGTGAGCACTCTAGGGCCAGGAGAGCAGTCTTtatgggaagaaatggaaactgaaGACAGCAGCCTATGATCTGCAGTGGGATGTTGTCTGGGGGTGGGCAGAGCTCGGGAGGCTGCAAACTCAGCAAAGCACATGGCTGTGCCCTCCCATGTGGCATCCTGGAGAGTCTTTGTCTCAGGTATTTGGGGAACAGTCAAGTGGAACTTGAGGCTGCTCACACTGTGCTCAAGCACAGCTCTACTCTGGGGAGAGCCCGACCTAGGGAGTGGAGGGGGCAGGACAACAGGACTCTGACTTTGGGGCCATCTGAGTAGGACAGACCCACCAGCAGCACCAGCCAGAAGACAACAAAGCCAGAAGAGGGGCAAGGCCAAGGccagagggtggggaggtgggaccACCAACACAGGCTAGGCTAACCAGCCCACTAAGGATCCCATCTTCTGGGAGGGACAGTTGCCAGGGGCCCATCTGACCCCTGGGATCTCTCACAGTGGTAACTAAGCCAGGACTCGCCAGGGCCTGGCCCTTAAGCAAAAGCCAACCACAGGCCTGCCCGTTGGTAGGGAGGGGGTGAGGCCAGGGGCACATTTGTCAACCCATACAGGGCCTAGTCCCCTGAAACAAGGCACCTGGCAGCAGACGGGAGCCTTTGCAGGCAACCTGAAACATACTTTTCTGTACTTTCAGAAAAGAGACCAGCTGGGGATCCATCTCTGTCCCCAGACCCCTCCCCCACACTGAGCCAGGGCTGCCTCTCCACATCACCTCTGTGACATCATGAAACAGTTAAGGAAGCTGACCACTTAATTGGCTGCCTGGCCCATGACCCAGATTCTAGAATCTCCAGAGAGTATTTATGGGGCACCCCGACCCTGGCCTGAGGCCCTTCTGCCCTGAGCATTCACTGCTGGGGTAGAGAATGCTCCTGAGCTAGACTGGCTCTATGGCTAGTCAGAGCTCCCACAAGGCACACACAGCCCCGCTGGCCCCACTAACTTGTGGGGAGCCTGCAGCAGGGGACCCCCATGATTCCTCCCCAGATCTAAATGTTGATTCAGGAGAGACTTTGGAGAAGCAGGGTGACCAACCCAAGAGCCCAGATCCAGGTCTCCATGACAATCTGCCCCCACAGGGCCCGAAGCCAGAAATGGCCAGCAAGGAAGAGAACAACACCTTCCTTGGGCTGTCCTTCCCCAGGAAGCTCTGGAGAATCGTGGAGGATGAGGCCTTCACCTCTGTGCGCTGGAACGATGAGGGAGACATGGTGGTCATTGAGGCAGATCTCTTCCAGACAGAGGTCCTCCAGCGCAGAGGTGCAGACCAGATCTTTGAGACAGACAGCATCAAGAGCTTCATCCGTGAACTGAACCTGTATGGTTTCAGTAAAATCTCCCCTTCGGATCACTCTGCAGGGAAGAAGATGATGGTAATGTAGAAAGTCCTTTTGGGGAGGCTAGACTAGATAAGCTGAGTGCTGGACGGGTTTCATTTCCCAGGGGAACGTTGTTCTCATGAGAGGGTGGTTAAGGAAAGAGGAGAACACAAGGTCTGTCTTGTTTCACCACCCACCTTAGACAGGATCCACAGGGGTGACTCCAGACCCTGAGCGGCCACTGAATGTCAGGGACCGCCAGTAACACCTCAAGTGAGGATGGCCCCAGGGGCACTCTAGGGAGCAACATGCTAGGGCCTCATAACCTTCCACAATGAAGAGATCTTGTCTCTATACATAGGCATGGCTGGGacggtggtggggaggagggtggctaGGAAGGCCTCTTCTCCCCCTTGCTGTCTAAAGTGATTCGTTTTCTTTCAGATCTATCGCAACTCCAATTTTCAGAGAGACAAGCCTCTCCTCCTGCGGAACATCCCAAAGAGAAAGAAGCGAGCGGTGGCGACCAGACACTCTCCTCGACTCCACCACAACCAGTGCACCCAAGAGGTGGGCAAGAAAGTCCACAAGGGAACCCCACCTGCTCGCAGAACCCCCAGCCGGCGATCATTTGTGCTCTCTCACCTTTGGTCTATGGGCAGTGTAGCCAGGCGGGCCGGGGCAAACCATCTCCCCAGGGAGCAGGGTGGCCCCAGTGGAAAGGGCACATCCAGCAATACCACGTCTGCACCCCCAGCTACTTCTGGAAGGGGGAGTACAGGGCAAATGCCCGAGAGCCTCCCAGAGTACCCAGATTATGATTCAGTGATGGCTTTGTACAACACCTGTTACTCCCTCCTGACGGCAGCCCTTTCCTTCACGGCCCCAAACGAGGCCCctgaggcagaggaggagcagggagagtCCTCAGATCACACATGTGTACTCTGTGAGCAGGTCAAGGACAAACCCAATCCCTGACCTCTCAGGTTATTAGGGACACTCAAAAGTACTCTTGTcataaaaaattgatttttggCTCTAATAAAGTGGAGCAAAACTACACAGGAGTAAATAAAGAATTGAATGAAAACTGCGAGTCTGTGTTCTTTGTCTGTCCATGCTATTCACACGGCGCCGGGTGAGCCAGATGAGGCTGGAAGCCCACGCCTCATGCAGGCTTCTGTCTGGTCCCCGTGGTCCCTTTTCACTGGAAGCAGCAGCATTTCACATGCTTGGCCAAGGGTCTGGCTCACTAGCCGAGTGCTGAGGCCAGCCAGGACAGGCTGGTCACTGCTCAGCAGACGGCCCAGCCGGGCTCCTGACCTTGGGGTTGTCACCTTCCCTGAGTCATGCACCCTGAAGCAGAAGGGACTTCTCCTTGGTCCCCCAACAATGCCACAAGTTTCTGCTCAGCAGCTGAGCATCTCCAGCTGTTGATCCAGGGGCCACCCCTCAAGAGGCTGACCAGAAAGCAGGGTCACCCCACCGGCCAAGGGCCTTGCAAACACATGACATCAAACCCAAAGACAAGTACAAGGTTTCCACAAAGTGAACACCAGCCCTTGTCACTCTGCCCTCACAGGTGTATTTAGGAGCCTGTCTTTGGATGTGAGGCAGCCAGGCACCGCATCCAACACACATGCTTTATGAGCCAAGGGACACATTAGAGCAGGGCAAGGGTCACCTGCAAGGACAAACCACGGCCTGTTTCTGGGCCTGTGGGCCTCTCTGCCTGCCAGAGGCCTCACTGGCTGCTCACGCTCAGCCCCGCCCCTAGCCTTCCCCCATCACCCCCGGACACTGTTTGGACATCAGGGAGTTTGAACCAGAACAGAGAGGGGAAAACACTAACCAGTTTCATAACAACACATTTCTCTCAACCACCCAGACCCAGCAGGGCCAAAACGAGTGGCGATGCCATCTTATCATAAAGGTCAAAGTCCTGGAGACTCATGCTGAGTCCTGAGCTGCACCACATGAGGGGTATCCCAGACCCCCAACCCGCACCAAGTTGGCATCACACCCCAGGGTGGGGCTGATTGAGACAGAACCAGATGGGCACGTCCAGGAAGCAGTGGTGACTGGACAGTGTCACCATGTACAGGTGTCTTGGCCACCTTCCTCTCGAGAGCCCATCCTGGACAGGCCTCCTGCCCAAAGGGGATCAGGTGCTCGGGGATGTCCACCTGGAAGATGTCCTTCCCGCCCCTCCCAGGGACGGGCTGCAGCAGCCAGTGGGGCTTGGCGAGCACAGTCAGGTACTTCTGTCGAAGGTCGGGTAGCAGGGCTTGATTCTCCAGCTCCTCTACCTCATCGGCATCTAGGTTTTCTGGGCACAGCAAAGCGTCCCCAGTTTCCAGGAGACCTGTGTGCAAAGACAGGACACAGAAGGAGAACAAGGTGATTTAAAGTCATGCCTGCTAGAGACTAAGAGGAAACCCAAGGTGAAGCGGGTCCCCTGGATGAGCATTTTCAGATGGGCTCACCTTGGCGAAGGGAATTCGGTGCAAGGCCAAGCCAGGGAGGGAGTGAAATGAAAGGCAGAGGCCTGGTGCTCCATGAACCCACCTGGCCATGGCCAGTTCTCAGTCTGACCACTGCAGGCTGTAGGGACAGAGAAAGAGGGCTCTGGCAGGAGCCAGCAGGCATCAGGTCCCCAAGGGATTTACCAGCAGAGAGGTGTTGCTGTGGGGCCTCACCCCTGGGGAATCAGGGTACTTGCTCACGCCTGGCTGCTGGCAGTGTGGGTATTGAACCCAGGCTGGGTGCTTTACTGCCTCTCACGGTCTCTGCCAGGCACACAGACATAcgtgaggacacacacacacacacacacacacacacacacacacacacaaagtgcatGTGCAGACCTAGACCCACCTCTGCTCAGAGCACAAATGGAGACTGAGGCCAGGGAGGTGGTCAGGCACCTCGTGCCATTGTCTCCCAGCCAAGTTACCCTCGCTGTCCCTCTGAAGAAATCttagcctccccaccccccacaaactggttcaacagaaaacaaatggacACAACCCGGCTGAGATCCAGGGCAGCACCAGGGGCCATGCAGGCAGCATGGGGCAGGGCCTCACTTGCCCATGATCACTGAGGCTGAACTTGTCCCCATCCCGCAGCAAGGCCTGGATCTGGGCGAGGCTCATCCTCAGCCTCTGCCCCAGCAGCTCCCTCCAGGCCACATCCACCCAGTCCCAGTGTGCTATGTGGATGGCCAGGGTACagtgccagtggtcatgtaacaCGGGCCGCCATTGCCTCTCCAGGGGCTTGACACCATTTAAGATGAAACCCACTTAAGGCTGTCAGGACAGACAGCTGAACTTCACCTCCCAGGGTTCCAAGGGCTTCACGTGGCTGTGGATACACAGAACCACAAAGGTCAGGAGCCTGA
This genomic window contains:
- the LOC139181010 gene encoding heat shock transcription factor, X-linked member 3-like, encoding MASQSSHKAHTAPLAPLTCGEPAAGDPHDSSPDLNVDSGETLEKQGDQPKSPDPGLHDNLPPQGPKPEMASKEENNTFLGLSFPRKLWRIVEDEAFTSVRWNDEGDMVVIEADLFQTEVLQRRGADQIFETDSIKSFIRELNLYGFSKISPSDHSAGKKMMIYRNSNFQRDKPLLLRNIPKRKKRAVATRHSPRLHHNQCTQEVGKKVHKGTPPARRTPSRRSFVLSHLWSMGSVARRAGANHLPREQGGPSGKGTSSNTTSAPPATSGRGSTGQMPESLPEYPDYDSVMALYNTCYSLLTAALSFTAPNEAPEAEEEQGESSDHTCVLCEQVKDKPNP